The Erythrobacter sp. JK5 genome includes a region encoding these proteins:
- a CDS encoding asparaginase yields MSIPNLTVLATGGTIAGKADSATRHEYRPGQIGIEEFLGLVADLGIAANLTGEQVAAVGSEDMTPAIWHRLHGAISAAIADPECNGVIVTHGTDTVEETAFLLDLTLPTTKPVVLVGAMRPATAVGYDGLRNFANAMRVASDPHAAGRGVLVVMGERVFAARDVRKTRTRGTDAFQGFPRGSVGLVTPSSLDWFGAPWRTGEGARFAFRADLPDVPILFVHAGMTPDYVERLVTDHTRGVVVSGVGEGNMPEPVRQALVALAARGMPVVRASRVDEGLVDREPEDDANRFVAARALNPQKARILLQMLIAAGETDPAAIQRAFDNP; encoded by the coding sequence ATGAGCATTCCCAATCTCACCGTGCTTGCGACCGGCGGCACCATCGCGGGCAAGGCCGATTCGGCCACCCGGCACGAGTATCGGCCGGGGCAGATCGGGATCGAGGAATTTCTCGGGCTGGTCGCGGACCTCGGCATCGCAGCCAATCTGACAGGCGAGCAGGTCGCCGCTGTCGGTTCGGAGGATATGACACCGGCGATCTGGCACAGGCTGCACGGTGCCATCTCCGCCGCCATCGCCGATCCGGAGTGCAACGGCGTGATCGTCACCCACGGCACCGACACGGTCGAGGAAACCGCGTTCCTGCTCGACCTGACCCTGCCGACCACCAAGCCGGTGGTGCTGGTCGGCGCGATGCGCCCGGCGACGGCGGTGGGCTATGACGGCCTTCGGAATTTCGCCAACGCGATGCGCGTGGCGAGCGACCCGCACGCAGCGGGCCGGGGCGTGCTGGTGGTGATGGGCGAGCGGGTGTTCGCCGCGCGCGACGTGCGCAAGACCCGCACCCGCGGCACCGATGCGTTCCAGGGCTTCCCGCGCGGTTCGGTGGGGCTGGTGACGCCGAGTTCGCTCGACTGGTTTGGTGCGCCGTGGCGGACGGGCGAAGGCGCGCGGTTCGCGTTCCGCGCGGACCTGCCCGACGTGCCGATCCTGTTCGTTCACGCGGGCATGACGCCGGATTACGTGGAGCGGCTAGTCACCGATCACACGCGCGGCGTAGTCGTCTCGGGCGTGGGCGAGGGCAACATGCCCGAACCGGTGCGGCAGGCGTTGGTGGCTCTGGCGGCCAGAGGCATGCCGGTCGTGCGCGCGAGCCGCGTGGACGAGGGGCTGGTCGACCGCGAGCCGGAGGACGACGCAAACCGCTTCGTCGCCGCGCGCGCGCTCAACCCGCAAAAGGCGCGCATCCTGCTGCAAATGCTGATCGCGGCGGGCGAAACCGATCCTGCCGCGATCCAGCGTGCCTTCGATAATCCATGA
- the fmt gene encoding methionyl-tRNA formyltransferase: MRIIFMGTPDFAVPALVALNKWGHEAGHQIACVYSQPPSRSGRGKKLRPSPVHAKAEELGLEVRTPKSLRNAEAQAEFAALEADVAVVAAYGLILPQPILDAPKHGCLNIHASILPRWRGAAPIHRAVMAGDEETGVTIMQMEAGLDTGPMLHIVRTPIASKTTGELTAELAELGAGAMVELLANLEGYAPQPQDDALATYAPKIDKAEARIDWARPAEDVVRHIHGLAPFPGAWFELEGERVKLLRAAVFEGNDEPGTVIDDELTIACGSGAIRPVRLQRAGKPAMDRDDFLRGKPVAAGTSLA, translated from the coding sequence ATGCGCATCATCTTCATGGGAACGCCGGACTTTGCGGTGCCAGCGCTGGTGGCCCTAAACAAATGGGGGCATGAAGCGGGGCATCAAATCGCCTGCGTCTACAGCCAGCCGCCGAGCCGCTCCGGGCGGGGCAAGAAGCTGCGGCCCTCGCCGGTTCACGCCAAGGCGGAGGAACTGGGGTTGGAAGTGCGCACGCCGAAATCGCTCCGGAACGCGGAGGCACAGGCCGAATTTGCCGCGCTCGAGGCCGATGTGGCGGTGGTCGCGGCATATGGGCTGATCTTGCCGCAACCGATCCTCGACGCGCCGAAGCACGGCTGCCTCAATATCCACGCCTCGATCCTGCCGCGCTGGCGCGGGGCGGCGCCGATCCACCGCGCGGTGATGGCCGGGGACGAGGAGACGGGCGTGACGATCATGCAGATGGAGGCCGGGCTCGACACCGGGCCGATGCTGCATATCGTGCGGACACCGATCGCGAGCAAGACCACCGGCGAGCTGACCGCCGAACTGGCCGAGCTGGGCGCGGGGGCGATGGTGGAGCTGCTCGCCAATCTCGAAGGTTATGCCCCGCAGCCGCAGGACGATGCACTCGCGACCTACGCGCCCAAGATCGACAAGGCCGAAGCGCGGATCGACTGGGCACGGCCTGCCGAAGACGTTGTTAGGCACATTCACGGCCTTGCCCCGTTTCCGGGAGCGTGGTTCGAGCTTGAGGGCGAGCGGGTGAAGCTGCTCCGCGCAGCCGTGTTCGAGGGGAACGACGAGCCCGGGACGGTGATCGATGACGAACTGACCATCGCCTGCGGGTCCGGCGCGATCCGCCCGGTCCGCCTGCAACGCGCGGGCAAGCCAGCGATGGACCGCGACGATTTCCTGCGCGGCAAGCCGGTTGCGGCAGGGACCAGCCTCGCTTGA
- a CDS encoding RNA polymerase sigma factor — MTQALRPGSVPPAGAVFDELLVMLAQQGDKRALERLHARWNPRLARAALRYTGDADLARDLVQECWIGIWKGLGRLRDPARFRAYAFAVLHRRGADHLRRVIGERTHAAALADNGTDDPSFPAMQAERLALHQAFAALPPDQRLAAHLHFVEGLTLREIAEVQDVATGTAKSRLFHARRKLKAALSGQTPETTDPQGEPV, encoded by the coding sequence ATGACGCAAGCGCTTCGCCCCGGGTCCGTGCCGCCAGCCGGTGCAGTTTTCGACGAGTTGCTCGTCATGCTGGCGCAGCAGGGCGACAAGCGCGCGCTCGAACGCCTGCATGCGCGCTGGAATCCTCGTCTCGCCCGCGCCGCGCTGCGTTATACCGGCGATGCCGACCTCGCGCGCGATCTGGTGCAGGAATGCTGGATCGGCATCTGGAAAGGCCTCGGTCGCCTGCGCGATCCGGCGCGGTTTCGTGCCTATGCCTTTGCGGTATTGCACCGGCGCGGCGCCGACCACCTGCGGCGCGTGATCGGCGAGCGTACCCATGCGGCCGCGCTGGCCGATAACGGAACCGACGATCCCTCGTTCCCCGCGATGCAGGCCGAGCGGCTCGCGCTGCACCAGGCGTTCGCTGCACTGCCGCCCGACCAGCGCCTGGCCGCGCATCTGCATTTCGTCGAAGGGCTGACCCTGCGCGAGATCGCCGAGGTGCAGGATGTCGCCACCGGTACCGCGAAGAGCCGCCTGTTCCACGCCCGCCGCAAGCTGAAAGCGGCCCTGAGCGGGCAAACACCCGAAACCACCGACCCCCAAGGAGAACCCGTATGA
- the recR gene encoding recombination mediator RecR translates to MASQEIEALSGALARLPGLGPRSARRAVLWLVKNREQALPALLEALDAVSETLVECATCGNVDTKDPCGICADPKRDAKALCVVEDVADVWALDRARLFQGRYHVLGGKLSALDGIGPDDLNIASLLARVEDGGIDEVVLAMNATLEGQTTAHYLAERLEPYALRITQLAHGLPVGGELDYLDEGTLAQALRARRPVG, encoded by the coding sequence ATGGCATCGCAAGAGATCGAAGCGCTCTCCGGCGCTCTCGCCCGGCTTCCGGGTCTCGGCCCGCGCTCGGCGCGGCGGGCGGTGCTGTGGCTGGTCAAGAACCGCGAACAGGCTTTGCCCGCCTTGCTCGAAGCGCTGGATGCGGTGTCGGAGACGCTGGTGGAATGCGCCACCTGCGGCAATGTCGATACGAAGGACCCCTGCGGTATCTGCGCCGATCCCAAGCGCGACGCGAAGGCGCTGTGCGTGGTCGAGGATGTCGCCGACGTCTGGGCGCTCGACCGCGCGCGGCTGTTCCAGGGGCGCTACCACGTACTCGGCGGCAAGCTGTCCGCGCTCGACGGCATCGGCCCGGACGATCTCAATATCGCCAGCCTGCTCGCGCGGGTCGAGGACGGCGGAATCGACGAAGTGGTGCTGGCGATGAACGCCACGCTCGAAGGGCAGACCACCGCGCACTACCTCGCCGAACGGCTGGAGCCGTATGCGCTGCGCATCACCCAGCTTGCGCACGGCCTGCCGGTCGGAGGAGAACTCGATTACCTTGACGAAGGCACGCTCGCGCAGGCGCTCAGGGCGAGGCGGCCGGTAGGATAA
- a CDS encoding TlpA disulfide reductase family protein, producing MLIIALSVFALAGCDTAPGETSQRESAAPAADAPAPPPLPGKIVRAQAGTELPDLTFQDPDGNALALADLKGTPVLLNLWATWCAPCVVEMPLLDDLADELGDEVKVLTISQDIRGAEVVTPFFAERDFRNLEPWLDPESELAVRFTQGGLLPTTILFDAEGREVFRVAGDYEWSSEGAIAEIRAALAK from the coding sequence TTGCTCATAATCGCCCTGTCGGTCTTCGCTCTGGCCGGGTGCGATACGGCCCCCGGCGAGACTTCGCAACGGGAGAGCGCAGCTCCCGCAGCCGACGCGCCCGCGCCGCCGCCGCTGCCGGGCAAGATCGTGCGCGCGCAGGCGGGGACCGAATTGCCCGATCTGACGTTCCAGGACCCGGACGGAAATGCGCTCGCGCTCGCCGATCTGAAGGGCACGCCGGTGCTGCTCAACCTGTGGGCGACATGGTGCGCGCCGTGCGTTGTCGAAATGCCGCTGCTCGACGATCTGGCGGACGAACTGGGCGACGAGGTGAAGGTGCTGACCATCAGCCAGGATATTCGCGGCGCCGAGGTCGTCACGCCGTTCTTCGCCGAGCGCGATTTCCGCAATCTCGAACCGTGGCTCGATCCCGAATCCGAACTCGCGGTGCGATTTACCCAGGGCGGTCTGCTGCCGACCACGATCCTGTTCGATGCCGAAGGCAGGGAAGTGTTCCGCGTCGCGGGCGATTACGAATGGAGCAGTGAGGGCGCGATCGCGGAAATCCGCGCGGCGCTTGCGAAATAA
- a CDS encoding MarR family transcriptional regulator, which produces MVKSEPEDFNYDSSDRNLARDGAGLPARVAIFGDRAGIRRQIAEDLAGAGFRTLDGGDLGVLLAGPIALLGDVVLVDCPLVDAATLAALARLDMRAARAGAQLIVSTSLDALDDVFDALDQSSPQILVQPSRAERVVAVGRVMRTVANRRVREMTEDDRLALLRLSQQVEAIAQQLDRISADGLAEPRRLADSRRDWRGPGDGGAPGTLGGKSVRPPLPDPRLVRQIIVRRQARSKFFDAELFSDPAWDMLLDLTAAHAEHTRVSVTSLCIAAGVPATTALRWIKQLVDTGVFERIADSSDKRRTFIALSDRSVDAMARYFAAIEMPLAVAA; this is translated from the coding sequence ATGGTCAAGAGTGAGCCCGAAGACTTCAATTACGATTCCAGCGATCGCAACTTGGCGCGCGACGGAGCGGGATTGCCCGCGCGGGTCGCGATTTTCGGCGACCGGGCGGGAATCAGGCGACAGATCGCGGAAGACCTTGCCGGAGCGGGGTTTCGCACGCTCGATGGCGGAGATCTCGGCGTGCTGCTCGCAGGTCCGATCGCGCTGCTGGGCGATGTGGTGCTGGTCGATTGCCCGCTGGTCGACGCAGCGACACTGGCGGCGCTGGCGCGGCTCGACATGCGCGCGGCGCGCGCCGGGGCGCAGCTGATCGTCTCGACCTCGCTCGACGCGCTCGACGATGTGTTCGACGCGCTCGACCAGTCCAGCCCGCAAATCCTGGTTCAGCCGAGCCGCGCGGAACGGGTGGTTGCGGTCGGCCGGGTGATGCGGACCGTCGCCAATCGAAGGGTGCGCGAAATGACCGAGGACGATCGCCTCGCGCTGTTGCGGCTATCGCAGCAGGTCGAAGCGATCGCGCAGCAGCTCGACCGGATTTCCGCGGATGGATTGGCCGAACCCCGGCGGCTGGCCGATTCCAGGCGCGACTGGCGCGGCCCCGGCGACGGCGGGGCACCGGGCACTCTGGGCGGGAAGTCGGTGCGACCGCCGCTGCCCGACCCGCGACTGGTGCGACAGATCATCGTCCGCAGGCAGGCGCGCAGCAAGTTCTTCGATGCCGAGCTGTTCTCCGATCCGGCTTGGGACATGCTGCTCGATCTCACCGCCGCGCATGCCGAGCACACACGGGTTTCGGTGACGTCGCTGTGCATCGCGGCCGGCGTTCCGGCGACCACCGCGCTGCGCTGGATCAAGCAGCTGGTCGATACCGGAGTGTTCGAGCGGATCGCGGATTCGAGCGACAAGCGTCGCACCTTCATCGCGCTGAGCGATCGCAGCGTCGATGCGATGGCGCGGTACTTCGCCGCGATCGAAATGCCGCTCGCGGTGGCGGCCTAG
- the truA gene encoding tRNA pseudouridine(38-40) synthase TruA: MTRFALTLEFDGTPFQGLQRQKYGPSVQQSVEEALHAITGEDATLHSAGRTDTGVHALAMRSHVDLNKDIDAFRLSEALNAHLRPDPIAVTHCAIVPDDWHARFSCIGRRYVYRIVNRRAPLTLDKNRAWQVAQELDHEAMHRAAQALVGRHDFTTFRSAHCQAADPVKTLDRLDVEREGEDIRIHAAARSFLHHQVRSMVGCLKLVGQGTWREQQIPEALEARDRAALGLNAPPHGLYFVEAIYPSEGE; encoded by the coding sequence TTGACCCGCTTCGCGCTCACTCTCGAATTCGACGGCACACCGTTTCAGGGCCTGCAGCGCCAGAAGTACGGGCCGAGCGTGCAGCAATCGGTCGAGGAGGCGCTCCACGCGATCACCGGCGAGGATGCGACCCTGCACAGCGCCGGACGCACCGATACCGGGGTGCACGCGCTGGCGATGCGCAGCCATGTCGATCTCAACAAGGACATCGACGCCTTCCGCTTGTCCGAAGCGCTCAACGCGCATCTGCGGCCCGATCCAATTGCCGTCACCCATTGCGCAATCGTCCCGGACGACTGGCACGCGCGGTTCTCCTGCATCGGGCGGCGCTATGTCTATCGCATCGTCAATCGCCGTGCACCGCTGACGCTCGACAAAAACCGCGCGTGGCAGGTGGCGCAGGAGCTCGACCACGAAGCCATGCACCGCGCGGCGCAGGCGCTGGTCGGGCGGCACGATTTCACCACTTTCCGTTCTGCGCATTGCCAGGCGGCGGACCCGGTCAAGACGCTCGATCGGCTCGACGTCGAACGCGAAGGAGAGGACATCCGCATCCACGCCGCCGCGCGCAGTTTCCTGCATCACCAGGTCCGCTCGATGGTCGGCTGCCTCAAGCTGGTCGGACAAGGGACATGGCGCGAGCAGCAGATCCCCGAAGCGCTGGAAGCGCGCGACCGCGCCGCATTGGGGCTTAACGCCCCGCCCCACGGGCTCTACTTCGTCGAAGCGATCTATCCATCAGAGGGGGAGTAA
- a CDS encoding bifunctional precorrin-2 dehydrogenase/sirohydrochlorin ferrochelatase — translation MAELASLPLFHRIAGQKVLVLGEGDAAEPKRRLVTRAGGIVIDDQAQAVDEGVRIAFVAYEDPKACEVAAINLRCAGMLVNVVDRPELCDFTTPSILERDPLLIAIGTGGASAGLAKHVRLRLERFLPATLGKLADALHAVRPKLRERFPGSAERRRALDEALREGGALDAIDPASHERVSGWVEGSQTANAAEWHEVDLASDDPDDLTIRQSRLLGEADALCLHGDIAPAILARARADALRLTCDKAVCPLADPRDPTGGMPVCAGANRTGGVTVILRRETER, via the coding sequence ATGGCTGAACTCGCCAGCCTTCCGCTGTTCCACCGGATCGCCGGGCAGAAGGTGCTGGTGCTGGGCGAAGGCGATGCCGCCGAACCCAAGCGGCGGCTGGTGACACGCGCCGGGGGTATCGTGATCGACGATCAGGCGCAGGCGGTGGACGAAGGCGTTCGCATCGCCTTCGTCGCATATGAGGACCCGAAAGCCTGCGAGGTCGCGGCGATCAACCTGCGGTGCGCCGGGATGCTGGTCAATGTCGTCGACCGGCCCGAATTGTGCGATTTCACCACTCCGAGCATTCTCGAACGCGACCCGCTGCTGATCGCGATCGGCACCGGCGGCGCATCGGCGGGGCTCGCCAAGCATGTGCGCCTGCGGCTCGAACGGTTCCTTCCGGCCACGCTGGGCAAGCTGGCAGACGCGCTCCATGCCGTTCGCCCGAAGCTGCGTGAGCGATTCCCCGGCAGTGCCGAGCGGCGCCGCGCCCTCGACGAGGCGCTGCGCGAAGGCGGCGCGCTCGATGCGATCGATCCAGCATCGCACGAACGTGTATCGGGCTGGGTCGAAGGTTCGCAGACGGCGAACGCAGCCGAATGGCACGAAGTGGATCTGGCCAGCGACGATCCGGACGACCTGACGATCCGCCAGTCGCGCTTGCTGGGAGAGGCCGATGCGCTCTGCCTCCACGGAGATATCGCCCCTGCAATCCTTGCCCGCGCGCGTGCCGATGCCCTGCGGCTGACGTGCGACAAAGCCGTTTGCCCGCTCGCCGATCCCCGTGACCCTACCGGTGGGATGCCGGTCTGCGCCGGGGCAAACCGGACCGGCGGTGTGACCGTGATCCTGCGCCGCGAAACCGAACGCTAG
- the argH gene encoding argininosuccinate lyase produces the protein MREINASIPFDKALWRQDIAASQAHVAMLAKQGIVSAADAKAIAYGLAQIAGEYEQDGVPEDWDLEDIHMTTEARLTELIGPAAGRLHTARSRNDQVATDFKLWVREALDAMDAGLADLQRALVARAGEHADSIMPGFTHLQTAQPVTLGHHLMAYYAMLRRDRSRLADARTRLNECPLGSAALAGTGFPIDRDATSQALGFDRPTANSLDAVSDRDFALDYLFAASQCALHLSRLAEELILWASQPFGFVRMPDALSTGSSIMPQKKNPDAAELVRGHAGRVIGCATALMVTMKGLPLAYSKDMQDDKPPVFEAAGLMELSIAAMTGMIADATFRTERMRQAAELGFATATDLADWLVREADIPFREAHHITGAAVKLAEESNCALIELPLAELQAIDARIDARVFDALSVDASVAARASYGGTAPEQVRLQVARARAELGMDG, from the coding sequence ATGCGCGAAATCAATGCCTCGATCCCGTTCGACAAGGCGCTGTGGCGGCAGGATATCGCGGCTTCGCAGGCGCATGTGGCGATGCTGGCGAAGCAGGGGATCGTCAGCGCGGCCGACGCGAAGGCCATTGCATACGGTCTCGCGCAAATAGCCGGCGAGTACGAGCAGGATGGCGTGCCCGAGGACTGGGACCTCGAAGACATCCACATGACCACCGAGGCGCGGCTGACCGAGCTGATCGGCCCTGCCGCCGGACGCCTCCACACCGCGCGCAGCCGCAACGATCAGGTCGCGACCGATTTCAAGCTGTGGGTGCGCGAGGCGCTGGACGCGATGGATGCTGGGCTGGCCGATCTTCAGCGCGCGCTAGTGGCCCGCGCGGGCGAGCACGCGGACAGCATCATGCCCGGCTTCACCCATCTGCAGACGGCGCAGCCGGTGACGCTGGGGCATCACCTGATGGCTTACTACGCAATGCTTCGCCGCGACCGCTCGCGGCTCGCCGATGCGCGCACGCGGCTCAACGAATGCCCGCTCGGCAGCGCCGCGCTGGCCGGGACCGGGTTCCCGATCGACCGCGATGCAACGTCGCAAGCGCTCGGTTTCGACCGGCCCACCGCCAACTCGCTCGACGCCGTGTCCGACCGCGATTTCGCGCTCGATTACCTGTTCGCCGCGAGCCAGTGCGCGCTGCACCTCTCGCGCCTCGCCGAGGAACTGATCCTGTGGGCGAGCCAGCCCTTCGGCTTTGTGCGGATGCCCGATGCGCTCTCGACCGGCTCCTCGATAATGCCGCAGAAGAAGAACCCCGACGCCGCCGAACTGGTGCGCGGCCATGCGGGGCGGGTGATCGGCTGCGCCACCGCGCTGATGGTGACGATGAAGGGCCTGCCGCTCGCCTATTCGAAGGACATGCAGGACGACAAGCCGCCGGTGTTCGAGGCCGCCGGGCTGATGGAGCTCTCGATCGCCGCGATGACCGGGATGATCGCCGATGCGACCTTCCGCACCGAGCGGATGCGGCAGGCCGCCGAACTCGGCTTCGCCACCGCCACCGATCTCGCCGACTGGCTGGTGCGCGAGGCCGACATCCCGTTCCGCGAGGCGCACCACATCACCGGCGCGGCGGTAAAGCTGGCCGAGGAAAGCAATTGCGCGCTGATCGAACTGCCGCTCGCCGAGTTGCAGGCGATCGACGCGCGGATCGACGCACGGGTGTTCGACGCCCTCTCGGTCGACGCGTCGGTCGCCGCGCGCGCCTCCTATGGCGGAACCGCGCCCGAGCAGGTAAGGCTGCAGGTTGCGCGCGCTCGCGCCGAGCTCGGGATGGATGGATGA
- the lysA gene encoding diaminopimelate decarboxylase: MDHFALKDGVLHAEDVPLPRIADEVGTPVYVYSRATLERHAQVFRDGLSDVPDKLIAFAVKSNPNLAVLKVLQRQGYGADVVSVGEMRRALAAGIAPELIVFSGVGKTRAELTAALEAGIGQFNIESEEEGLELAELAAAMGLTAHCALRINPDVDAGTHDKISTGKADNKFGVPIDQAGQIFGKLASHDGVNLRGVAVHIGSQLGELAPLERAFAKLGELVAALRGAGHAITHVDLGGGLGVPYRKGEQLPSPAEYGAMVARVTRDWGVKLIFEPGRVIAGNAGVLLTRVVRVKRGLNHPFVIVDAAMNDLARPALYGAYHHFEAVEPTGADMTANIVGPICETGDTFAMGRECDALQSGDLAVFRTAGAYGATMASSYNSRGFVAEVLVDGDKFAVVADRIAAGAIMDAERVPEWLA, translated from the coding sequence ATGGACCATTTTGCCCTGAAGGACGGCGTGCTGCACGCCGAGGACGTGCCGCTGCCGCGCATTGCAGATGAGGTCGGGACGCCGGTCTATGTCTATTCGCGCGCCACGCTGGAGCGGCATGCACAGGTGTTTCGCGACGGGCTGTCGGATGTGCCCGACAAGCTGATCGCCTTCGCGGTCAAGTCCAACCCCAACCTTGCGGTGCTCAAGGTGCTGCAGCGGCAGGGATACGGCGCGGATGTCGTGTCGGTCGGCGAGATGCGCCGCGCGCTTGCGGCCGGGATCGCGCCCGAACTGATCGTGTTCTCGGGCGTCGGCAAGACCCGCGCCGAGCTGACTGCCGCGCTCGAAGCGGGGATCGGGCAGTTCAACATCGAGAGCGAGGAAGAGGGCCTCGAGCTGGCCGAACTCGCCGCCGCAATGGGGCTGACCGCGCATTGCGCGCTGCGGATCAACCCGGATGTCGATGCCGGGACGCACGACAAGATCTCGACCGGCAAGGCCGACAACAAGTTCGGCGTGCCGATCGATCAGGCGGGGCAGATCTTCGGCAAGCTCGCGAGCCATGACGGCGTCAACCTGCGCGGGGTCGCGGTGCATATCGGCAGCCAGCTCGGCGAACTGGCACCGCTCGAACGCGCCTTCGCCAAGCTGGGCGAACTGGTCGCGGCGCTGCGCGGCGCGGGCCATGCAATCACCCATGTCGATCTCGGCGGCGGGCTGGGAGTGCCGTATCGCAAGGGCGAACAGCTGCCCTCCCCGGCCGAATACGGCGCAATGGTCGCGCGGGTGACGCGGGACTGGGGCGTGAAGCTGATCTTCGAGCCGGGCCGGGTGATCGCGGGCAATGCCGGAGTGCTGCTGACGCGCGTGGTGCGGGTCAAGCGCGGGCTGAACCACCCGTTCGTGATCGTCGATGCGGCGATGAACGATCTCGCCCGCCCGGCTCTCTACGGAGCCTACCATCATTTCGAAGCGGTCGAACCGACCGGCGCGGACATGACCGCGAACATTGTCGGCCCGATCTGCGAAACCGGCGACACCTTCGCGATGGGCCGCGAATGCGACGCGCTGCAAAGCGGCGATCTCGCGGTGTTCCGCACCGCCGGTGCCTATGGCGCGACGATGGCGTCGAGCTACAATTCGCGCGGCTTCGTGGCCGAGGTGCTGGTCGATGGCGACAAGTTCGCCGTCGTGGCCGACCGGATCGCGGCGGGCGCGATCATGGATGCCGAGCGCGTGCCCGAATGGCTGGCCTGA
- a CDS encoding DUF6768 family protein, whose translation MNTHDERIAAALDEDDKAFLASLDEGRGMFTQIGDVLVGPLGGWSKLIFAVAFVLGFVLLYAGWRFFTAEASDEMVWWGAITLAVLMMQGFIKEWFYNRMNMLAILREVKKLQLQVALLSSDKG comes from the coding sequence ATGAACACCCATGACGAACGGATCGCCGCCGCGCTCGACGAGGACGACAAGGCCTTTCTCGCCTCACTGGACGAGGGACGCGGCATGTTCACCCAGATCGGAGACGTGCTTGTCGGCCCGCTCGGCGGCTGGTCGAAGCTGATATTCGCCGTGGCATTCGTGCTTGGCTTTGTGCTGCTTTATGCAGGGTGGCGCTTTTTCACCGCCGAAGCATCCGATGAGATGGTGTGGTGGGGCGCGATTACGCTCGCCGTCCTGATGATGCAGGGCTTCATCAAGGAATGGTTCTACAACCGCATGAACATGCTCGCCATCCTGCGCGAGGTGAAGAAGCTGCAGCTGCAGGTTGCGCTGCTTTCCTCGGACAAGGGCTAG
- a CDS encoding zinc-binding dehydrogenase produces the protein MTTGKQLFTTLTADGNLTLEISEESFPEPTGNQVLVKMEAAPINPSDLAILTSAADFDNAEYSSGKVVATMPEPFLSGQKARHGQRLPAGNEGAGTVVATGDSDMAKALMGQRVACVPGNAFSQYAIADAMMCLPLGDHDSETGASSFVNPMTALGFVETAKMEGHDAIVHLAAASNLGQMLNKICLEDGMKLVNIVRKQEHVDLLKGLGAKWVVNSSDDDYMSQLRAAIMETGAFLGFDPIGGGQNSDHVLKAMEQVAVSQMSEYSRYGSNQDKKMYMYGRLDLGPTILTPSYGLQWCVQGWLLTPFMQKAGMETVVKMRTRVQQNLTTTFASHYKAKVNLEQMLSKDAITDYRQMKTGEKYLVTPWG, from the coding sequence ATGACCACCGGCAAACAGCTGTTCACCACCCTTACCGCCGACGGGAACCTGACGCTGGAGATCAGCGAGGAGTCCTTCCCCGAGCCGACCGGCAACCAGGTGCTGGTCAAGATGGAGGCTGCGCCGATCAACCCGTCCGACCTCGCGATCCTAACCAGCGCGGCCGACTTCGACAACGCCGAGTATTCTTCCGGGAAAGTGGTGGCGACCATGCCCGAACCGTTCTTGTCCGGCCAGAAGGCGCGCCACGGGCAGCGACTGCCTGCGGGTAACGAAGGCGCGGGCACGGTGGTTGCGACCGGCGACAGCGACATGGCGAAGGCGCTGATGGGCCAGCGGGTCGCTTGCGTCCCCGGCAACGCCTTCAGCCAGTATGCCATCGCCGATGCGATGATGTGCCTGCCGCTGGGCGATCACGACAGCGAGACCGGCGCGTCCTCGTTCGTCAACCCGATGACCGCGCTGGGCTTCGTCGAGACCGCGAAGATGGAAGGCCACGATGCGATCGTGCACCTCGCCGCCGCTTCCAACCTCGGCCAGATGCTCAACAAGATCTGCCTCGAAGACGGGATGAAGCTGGTCAATATCGTCCGCAAGCAGGAGCATGTCGACCTGCTCAAGGGCCTCGGCGCGAAGTGGGTCGTGAACTCCTCGGACGACGATTACATGAGCCAGCTGCGCGCGGCGATCATGGAAACCGGCGCGTTTCTCGGTTTCGATCCGATCGGCGGGGGGCAGAATTCGGACCATGTGCTGAAAGCGATGGAGCAGGTCGCGGTGTCGCAGATGAGCGAATACTCGCGCTACGGCTCCAACCAGGACAAGAAGATGTACATGTACGGTCGGCTCGACCTCGGCCCGACGATCCTGACGCCGTCCTACGGCCTGCAATGGTGCGTGCAGGGCTGGCTGCTGACGCCGTTCATGCAGAAGGCCGGGATGGAAACGGTGGTGAAGATGCGCACCCGCGTGCAGCAGAACCTCACCACGACCTTTGCGAGCCACTACAAGGCGAAGGTCAATCTCGAACAGATGCTAAGCAAGGACGCGATCACCGATTATCGCCAGATGAAGACCGGCGAGAAGTATCTGGTGACGCCCTGGGGGTGA